In a single window of the Cucumis melo cultivar AY chromosome 11, USDA_Cmelo_AY_1.0, whole genome shotgun sequence genome:
- the LOC103497805 gene encoding AMSH-like ubiquitin thioesterase 3 produces MKINIDREARKVAVDNRIPLRNYFRIADNLLKQANIYREENNVVDLFIILLRFSSLVSETIPRHRDYQAFFPKEKIYYKKKLLNVVDELESLKPEFDRRVNELEKVYGRPRLPLPDEQGSVSNSLRPSPKEQPYANGNYSLMLDQKQHVNSRPQSSWRYSDDRGQVSQSSSLRLENKFSTMSLNVPLPKPETLSRHSILGPSGLQGQWKGPSTDKIQYPRNQDFTPEDSRLNQSEHCDLVAHKDSGSGGVMSMMESVLSLDDGRWPNPADMSTPPLITEVREDPFPLVKQPSPPPVLAKVQQEYATIPPSKVADPRPGVARQSQDESESFQRLHIPVKMLDDFLRLARENTNKNLETCGVLAGSLKNRIFYISTLIIPKQESTSDSCQTLNEEEIFEVQDRLSLFPLGWIHTHPSQTCFMSSVDLHTHYSYQIMLPEAIAIVMAPTDTSSPYGIFHLSDPGGVSVIRNCQQRGFHPHEEPDDGSPLYEHCSHVMMNPNAKFDVIDLR; encoded by the exons atgaagatcaaCATCGATAGGGAGGCGCGGAAAGTTGCCGTTGATAATCGAATTCCCCTCCGAAATTACTTCCGGATCGCCGATAATCTCTTAAAACAG GCTAATATCTATCGGGAAGAGAATAATGTTGTGGATTTGTTCATTATACTTCTTAGGTTTTCAAG CTTGGTTTCTGAAACTATACCACGGCATCGTGATTATCAAGCTTTTTTCCCAAAGGAGAAGATATACTATAAGAAG AAACTACTGAATGTAGTGGATGAACTTGAGTCCCTGAAGCCTGAATTTGATCGCCGAGTAAATGAACTGGAGAAAGTGTATGGACGACCTCGTCTTCCTCTACCTGATGAGCAGGGAAGTGTTTCAAACAGTTTGCGGCCTTCTCCTAAGGAACAGCCATATGCGAATGGAAATTATTCGTTAATGTTGGATCAAAAGCAG CATGTGAATTCACGTCCCCAATCTTCATGGAGGTATAGTGATGACCGAGGCCAAGTTTCACAATCAAGTTCCTTAAGGCTTGAGAATAAGTTCTCAACAAT GTCTCTTAATGTACCGCTTCCCAAACCCGAAACTTTATCTAGACATTCTATTTTGGGACCCAGTGGTCTTCAGGGCCAATGGAAGGGGCCAAGTACAGATAAG ATTCAATATCCAAGAAATCAGGACTTTACTCCTGAAGATTCAAG ACTGAATCAAAGTGAACATTGTGATCTAGTGGCACACAAAGATAGTGGTTCAGGCGGTGTTATGTCAATGATGGAGTCAGTGCTCTCACTAGATGATGGTAGATGGCCTAATCCCGCAGACATGTCTACTCCTCCATTGATAACAGAAGTAAGGGAGGATCCTTTCCCATTGGTCAAACAACCTTCTCCTCCTCCGGTGCTTGCTAAGGTTCAGCAGGAGTATGCAACAATTCCCCCATCTAAAGTTGCAGATCCAAGGCCTGGAGTGGCAAGGCAATCACAGGATGAGTCTGAATCGTTTCAACGTTTACACATT CCAGTAAAAATGCTTGATGATTTCTTGAGATTGGCTCGGGAAAACACAAATAAGAACCTGGAAACTTGTGGTGTTTTAGCTGGCTCTCTG AAAAACAGGATTTTTTACATATCTACGCTCATAATCCCAAAACAAGAATCAACATCAGATTCC TGTCAGACGTTGAACGAAGAGGAAATATTTGAAGTTCAAGACAGATTATCACTTTTCCCTCTTGGTTGGATCCAT ACACACCCATCACAAACCTGTTTCATGTCGTCTGTGGATTTGCACACGCATTACTCGTACCAG aTTATGCTACCAGAAGCAATTGCAATTGTCATGGCTCCAACCGATACGTCAAG TCCATATGGAATATTTCATCTATCCGATCCAGGCGGTGTATCAGTCATCCGAAACTGCCAACAGCGCGGATTTCATCCCCACGAGGAGCCTGACGATGGGAGTCCACTCTATGAACACTGCTCTCATGTTATGATGAATCCAAATGCAAAGTTTGACGTTATCGATCTAAGGTAA
- the LOC103497804 gene encoding uncharacterized protein LOC103497804, with amino-acid sequence MNFGFASFNFFSPITSTMALFFLHYARVPLSAILLFYLLTYGCFYGKCDDFESGSTGGSVGFEDPPEIVAKALLCFNDRYIYSACEESYRLKESGNLEVPLEKTEEYCNGPCLSETELVLDCINGIFSNFLFYNRATLQDVRDTIHAGCGYGPQRGNFDVLEHINAERGNACRASNMAALGFSFFILGIFSLLL; translated from the exons ATGAACTTTGGATTTgcatcttttaattttttttccccAATTACATCAACTATGGCTCTCTTTTTCTTGCATTATGCTAGAGTTCCCCTTTCAGCTATTCTCCTCTTCTACCTTCTCACTTATGGTTGTTTTTATG gAAAATGTGATGATTTCGAGAGCGGTTCAACAGGTGGTTCGGTGGGTTTTGAGGACCCGCCTGAGATTGTTGCCAAAGCATTGCTTTGCTTTAATGACAGATAT ATATACAGCGCATGTGAAGAATCGTATAGATTAAAGGAGAGTGGGAATCTGGAAGTACCACTAGAGAAAACGGAGGAATATTGCAACGGACCGTGTTTGAGTGAAACGGAATTGGTGTTGGATTGCATTAATGGAATTTTTAGCAACTTCTTGTTTTACAATAGAGCCACCTTGCAAGACGTTAGGGATACTATCCACGCTGGATGTGGCTATGGCCCACAGAGAG GAAACTTTGATGTGTTGGAGCATATAAATGCAGAAAGAGGCAATGCTTGTAGGGCTTCCAACATGGCAGCTCTTGgattttcctttttcattttagGCATTTTTAGCTTATTGCTTTGA
- the LOC103497803 gene encoding uncharacterized protein LOC103497803, with product MADHQRDGGENYFAFHQNKEVTEGRSGNRYGGLAPKKKPLISKDHERAFFDSADWALCKQGAGLYNNVAVEKLQPKLQRTPKPQLPPRRPICTSEKGNIVELIEN from the exons atggcgGATCATCAAAGAGACGGAGGAGAAAACTACTTCGCCTTCCATCAAAACAAG GAAGTAACAGAAGGAAGAAGTGGGAATAGATATGGAGGACTTGCCCCAAAAAAGAAGCCATTGATTTCAAAG GATCATGAACGTGCTTTCTTTGATTCCGCAGACTGGGCCTTGTGCAAG CAAGGAGCAGGGCTCTATAACAATGTGGCCGTTGAAAAACTACAGCCTAAACTTCag AGGACCCCAAAGCCACAGCTTCCACCAAGGAGGCCAATCTGTACATCCGAGAAGGGCAATATC GTAGAACTAATAGAGAATTAA
- the LOC103497802 gene encoding beta-D-xylosidase 1-like, whose translation MANGYSAVVVAMVVVIVVAAVVGVPAAEGAAAFACDKRNVGTRNMGFCKESLGIEERVKDLIGRLTLGEKIRLLVNNAIAVPRLGIRGYEWWSEALHGVSNVGPGTKFGGPFPGATSFPQVITTAASFNQSLWLEIGRVVSDEARAMYNGGTAGLTYWSPNVNIFRDPRWGRGQETPGEDPILAAKYAANYVQGLQGNAGRRRLKVAACCKHYTAYDLDNWNGVDRYHFNAKVSKQDLEDTYNVPFKACVVEGKVASVMCSYNQVNGKPTCADPDLLKNTIRGAWGLDGYIVSDCDSVGVLYDSQHFTPTPEEAAASTIKAGLDLDCGPFLAVHTATAVGRGLLKEIDLNNALTNLLSVQMRLGMFDGEPAAQPYGNLGPKDVCTPAHKHLALEAARQGIVLLQNRGGALPLSPTRHRTVAVIGPNSDATVTMIGNYAGVACEYTTPLQGISKYVKTIHAKGCANVACVGDQLIGEAEAAARVADAAVVVVGLDQSIEAEARDRNGVLLPGKQEELVKRVGWACKGPTVVVLMSGGPIDVSFAKNDGKISGILWVGYPGQAGGAAIADVLFGATNPGGKLPMTWYPQSYLAKVPMTNMGLRPDPSTGYPGRTYRFYKGPVVFPFGFGLSYSKFSHSIAEAPTKISLPLSSLSPNSSAAVKVSHTDCASVSDLPIQVDVKNTGTVDGSHTILVFSTAPNPIWSPEKHLIGFEKVHLMAGSQKRVRIGIHVCDHLSRVDEFGTRRIPTGEHKLHIGDLTHSISLHADLQDIKF comes from the exons ATGGCAAATGGGTATTCGGCGGTGGTGGTGGCGATGGTGGTGGTGATAGTAGTAGCGGCGGTGGTGGGGGTACCAGCGGCGGAGGGGGCGGCGGCGTTTGCATGTGACAAGAGGAATGTGGGGAcgagaaatatggggttctgtaAGGAGTCGTTGGGGATTGAAGAGAGAGTTAAGGATTTGATTGGGAGATTAACGTTAGGTGAAAAGATTAGGCTTTTAGTTAACAATGCAATCGCGGTGCCGCGGCTGGGGATTAGAGGGTATGAGTGGTGGTCGGAAGCTCTCCATGGAGTTTCTAATGTGGGTCCCGGTACTAAGTTTGGTGGGCCCTTCCCTGGAGCCACTAGCTTTCCTCAAGTCATCACAACCGCTGCTTCTTTCAATCAGTCGCTTTGGCTTGAAATCGGACGG GTGGTTTCAGACGAAGCAAGAGCCATGTACAACGGAGGAACAGCAGGTTTAACCTATTGGAGTCCAAACGTGAACATTTTTCGAGATCCACGATGGGGGAGAGGCCAAGAAACTCCCGGCGAGGACCCGATTTTGGCTGCAAAATACGCTGCCAATTACGTCCAAGGGCTGCAGGGCAATGCTGGAAGGAGAAGGCTGAAAGTGGCAGCTTGTTGCAAGCATTACACAGCCTATGATCTTGACAATTGGAATGGCGTAGACCGTTACCATTTCAACGCTAAG GTGAGCAAGCAAGATTTAGAGGACACTTACAACGTGCCGTTCAAAGCTTGTGTGGTGGAGGGAAAAGTGGCAAGTGTAATGTGTTCTTACAATCAGGTTAACGGGAAGCCAACTTGTGCTGACCCGGATTTGCTTAAGAACACAATTCGAGGTGCTTGGGGACTAGATGG GTATATTGTATCTGATTGCGATTCTGTTGGAGTTTTGTACGATAGCCAACATTTCACTCCTACACCGGAAGAAGCAGCTGCGTCTACAATTAAGGCCG GTTTGGACTTGGATTGTGGACCATTCTTGGCAGTGCACACAGCAACAGCAGTGGGAAGAGGACTCCTAAAAGAAATTGATCTCAACAATGCCTTAACCAATCTACTTTCAG TTCAAATGAGGCTCGGAATGTTCGACGGGGAGCCCGCGGCACAACCTTACGGCAACTTGGGCCCCAAAGACGTATGCACTCCAGCCCACAAACACCTAGCACTCGAAGCCGCAAGACAAGGCATAGTCCTTCTCCAGAACCGAGGCGGAGCTCTACCACTCTCCCCCACACGCCACCGAACAGTAGCAGTAATCGGTCCAAACTCAGACGCTACCGTTACAATGATAGGAAACTACGCCGGAGTAGCGTGTGAATACACTACACCGCTTCAAGGGATCTCAAAGTACGTTAAGACCATCCATGCCAAAGGCTGTGCCAACGTCGCGTGTGTTGGGGATCAGCTGATAGGGGAGGCGGAAGCGGCGGCGCGTGTGGCAGACGCAGCAGTGGTAGTGGTGGGATTGGACCAGTCGATTGAAGCGGAGGCTAGAGATAGAAATGGGGTGTTATTGCCTGGGAAGCAAGAAGAATTGGTAAAGAGAGTTGGGTGGGCTTGTAAAGGGCCGACGGTGGTGGTTTTAATGTCGGGAGGGCCGATTGATGTGTCGTTTGCGAAAAATGATGGGAAAATTAGTGGGATTCTTTGGGTTGGGTATCCTGGTCAAGCTGGTGGTGCAGCCATTGCTGATGTTTTGTTTGGGGCTACTAATCCTG GAGGAAAATTGCCAATGACTTGGTACCCACAAAGCTACCTAGCAAAGGTCCCAATGACAAACATGGGTCTAAGACCCGACCCATCAACCGGTTATCCGGGTCGAACCTACCGGTTCTACAAGGGCCCGGTCGTATTCCCATTCGGGTTCGGTTTAAGCTACTCAAAATTCTCCCACTCCATAGCGGAAGCCCCAACAAAAATCTCACTTCCTCTCTCAAGTCTCTCCCCCAATTCCTCCGCCGCAGTCAAAGTCTCTCACACCGACTGCGCCTCCGTGTCCGATCTCCCCATTCAGGTCGACGTGAAGAACACCGGAACCGTCGACGGATCTCACACCATTCTCGTCTTCTCAACCGCTCCGAACCCGATCTGGTCGCCGGAAAAGCACTTGATCGGATTCGAAAAGGTTCATCTCATGGCCGGATCTCAGAAGCGAGTTCGAATCGGAATCCATGTTTGCGATCATCTCAGCCGAGTTGATGAATTTGGAACTCGAAGAATTCCGACTGGTGAGCATAAACTACATATTGGTGATCTCACTCATTCGATTTCACTTCACGCTGATTTACAGGATATTAAATTCTGA